Proteins from one Chloroflexota bacterium genomic window:
- a CDS encoding PfkB family carbohydrate kinase: MTQALCLGELLVDFVPTEAGLGVANTPLWQRAAGGAPANVAVGLARLGIASGFLGMVGADPFGDFLADTLAQHDVNIQGLRRTEQARTALAFVALQADGERDFMFYRHPSADMLFAPSDLDPRQFANIELLHFGSISASNDLGYQTTLRAIELAHANGAVLSFDPNLRAALWPSLEAARRVMLKLLPLAQIVKLSREEAEFLTALADPLAAAQSLWHERSQVIVVTDGGAGCWYQTAAGSGHVAAPKVQAIDATGAGDSFVACLLAQLIQQPNLPADQTGFERALQRACIAGALATLVRGAIPGLPTAQQIEQFRQL; this comes from the coding sequence ATGACACAGGCTTTATGTCTCGGTGAATTATTGGTGGATTTTGTGCCAACCGAAGCTGGTTTAGGGGTTGCCAATACACCGCTCTGGCAACGCGCCGCTGGTGGTGCGCCTGCCAACGTTGCAGTTGGCTTAGCACGTTTGGGGATTGCCAGTGGCTTTTTGGGCATGGTCGGAGCCGATCCTTTTGGCGATTTTTTGGCTGACACACTGGCTCAGCACGATGTCAATATCCAAGGCCTGCGTCGCACTGAGCAGGCTCGCACAGCCTTAGCATTTGTGGCGCTGCAAGCTGATGGCGAACGCGATTTTATGTTTTATCGCCATCCCAGCGCTGATATGCTGTTTGCACCAAGCGATCTTGACCCACGTCAATTTGCTAATATTGAGCTTTTGCATTTCGGCTCAATCAGCGCCAGCAACGATTTGGGCTACCAAACCACCTTACGTGCAATTGAGCTAGCGCATGCCAATGGCGCGGTGCTCTCGTTTGATCCCAATTTGCGGGCAGCGCTTTGGCCCTCATTGGAAGCAGCACGGCGGGTGATGCTCAAGCTCTTGCCATTAGCCCAAATTGTTAAACTCAGCCGTGAAGAAGCCGAATTTCTGACTGCACTAGCCGATCCGTTGGCCGCTGCTCAAAGTTTATGGCATGAACGCAGCCAAGTGATTGTGGTAACCGATGGCGGCGCAGGCTGTTGGTATCAAACTGCCGCTGGATCGGGCCATGTGGCCGCGCCCAAAGTGCAGGCAATCGATGCAACCGGTGCTGGCGATAGCTTTGTCGCCTGCTTATTAGCCCAATTAATTCAGCAACCCAACTTACCCGCTGATCAAACTGGATTTGAGCGGGCCTTACAACGGGCCTGTATTGCCGGAGCCTTAGCGACTCTTGTGCGTGGAGCAATTCCAGGTTTGCCCACCGCCCAGCAAATTGAGCAATTTCGCCAACTATAG
- a CDS encoding glycosyltransferase family 4 protein, with amino-acid sequence MASDSLHIALVWPYDAAYAGGVTEHVNQLTHYFRAWGHRVTLIAPYSKGTPPDPDFIPLGHVTPVAVNGSVARVSLSLTLGPKIRQIFQKHHFDIAHIHEPFSPTLPTTFLSRSSVPNVGTFHAAGTRSIGYTSILALLRRLEPKLHGRIAVSAAAQEFAHRYFPADYTIIPNGVDVATYSTQQPSFGLNQASPSVLFVGRFNEERKGFRYLLEAMSYVQRTRPDTRLIVAGSGDPTPFLAAIRQWQIRHVEWLGYVSKAQLAALYQQTTLFCAPSTGGESFGIVLLEAMAAGAAVVAADNPGYRDVLDHRVQGLLVPARNAQALAVAILQLIEDQVLRAAMAEAGTIKAQLYAWDRVAQRVFAFYRGILSG; translated from the coding sequence ATGGCCAGCGATTCATTGCATATTGCCCTCGTATGGCCATACGATGCGGCCTACGCTGGCGGGGTAACTGAGCATGTCAATCAACTAACCCACTATTTTCGGGCCTGGGGCCATCGCGTGACCTTAATTGCGCCCTATTCCAAGGGCACGCCGCCTGATCCCGATTTTATTCCACTTGGTCATGTTACACCGGTTGCGGTCAATGGTTCGGTTGCGCGGGTAAGCCTTTCGTTAACCCTTGGGCCTAAAATTCGTCAAATTTTTCAAAAGCATCATTTTGATATTGCGCATATTCACGAGCCATTTTCGCCAACCCTGCCAACGACTTTTCTGAGCCGTTCTAGCGTGCCAAATGTTGGAACCTTCCACGCGGCAGGCACGCGCTCGATTGGCTATACCTCAATTCTAGCCTTGCTGCGGCGCTTGGAACCAAAATTGCATGGACGAATTGCGGTTTCGGCAGCAGCTCAAGAATTTGCCCATCGCTATTTTCCCGCAGACTATACAATTATCCCGAATGGGGTTGATGTAGCGACCTACAGCACCCAGCAACCAAGTTTTGGCCTGAACCAAGCCAGCCCAAGTGTCTTGTTTGTGGGCCGCTTCAACGAAGAACGTAAAGGCTTTCGCTATTTGCTTGAAGCGATGAGCTATGTGCAACGAACTCGCCCTGATACACGTTTAATTGTTGCAGGCAGTGGCGACCCAACTCCATTTCTGGCAGCCATTCGCCAATGGCAAATTCGCCATGTGGAATGGTTGGGCTATGTGAGCAAGGCCCAGTTAGCTGCACTTTACCAACAAACCACCCTCTTTTGCGCACCCTCAACTGGTGGCGAGAGCTTTGGCATCGTCTTGCTTGAGGCCATGGCCGCTGGGGCAGCAGTGGTAGCTGCTGATAACCCTGGCTATCGCGATGTGTTGGATCATCGGGTGCAAGGGTTGCTGGTGCCAGCCCGCAATGCCCAAGCTTTGGCGGTTGCGATCTTGCAACTGATCGAAGATCAAGTATTACGGGCTGCAATGGCAGAAGCGGGTACAATTAAGGCGCAACTCTATGCCTGGGATCGAGTTGCTCAACGTGTGTTTGCCTTCTACCGTGGCATTCTCTCTGGTTAG
- a CDS encoding stage V sporulation protein S → MAGVIREAGHAEVQSIGAGATNQAIKAVAIARSYLQEEGIDIVCVPSFIDVAIDEEERTAIRLLIKKG, encoded by the coding sequence ATTGCCGGAGTTATTCGCGAGGCGGGCCATGCCGAAGTTCAATCGATCGGCGCTGGTGCAACCAATCAGGCGATTAAAGCGGTAGCAATCGCCCGCTCGTATCTGCAAGAAGAAGGAATCGATATTGTGTGTGTGCCTTCGTTTATTGATGTTGCCATCGATGAAGAGGAACGCACCGCGATTCGCTTATTAATTAAAAAAGGCTAA
- a CDS encoding AAA family ATPase: MAPRIIAVANQKGGVGKTTSTVNIAAELVARGQRVLVIDLDPQGNATTSLGINKKALKATVYDVLLGNAPTEIVLTATGREQLQLLPATVELAGAEVELVDEHRREHRLRDALAPIASTFDTIMIDCPPSLGLLTLNALCAAHGVIIPLQCEYLALEGLAQLKNTIDLVRTSLNPALSILGVVMTMYDGRTNLAQQVVSEVRQYFPQRIFNTLVPRSIRLSEAPSHGQTIREYDPASKGAMAYAMLVDELSRRLEAA; this comes from the coding sequence ATGGCACCACGAATTATTGCAGTAGCAAATCAAAAAGGCGGCGTTGGCAAAACCACCTCGACCGTGAATATCGCTGCGGAGCTTGTTGCCCGCGGCCAACGGGTGTTGGTGATTGATCTTGATCCGCAGGGTAATGCCACCACCAGTTTGGGCATTAACAAAAAAGCGCTCAAAGCTACGGTGTATGATGTGCTTCTAGGCAATGCACCAACCGAAATTGTGTTAACCGCAACTGGCCGTGAGCAATTGCAACTGCTGCCAGCAACTGTTGAGCTGGCTGGAGCCGAAGTTGAGTTAGTTGATGAGCATCGGCGCGAGCATCGCCTGCGTGATGCCCTGGCTCCAATCGCCAGCACCTTCGATACAATTATGATCGATTGCCCACCATCGTTGGGCTTGCTAACCCTGAATGCCTTATGTGCCGCTCATGGGGTTATTATCCCATTGCAATGCGAATATTTGGCCTTGGAAGGCTTGGCGCAACTCAAAAATACGATCGATCTGGTGCGCACATCGCTTAACCCCGCTTTGAGTATTTTAGGGGTGGTGATGACGATGTACGATGGTCGCACCAATTTAGCGCAGCAGGTCGTCTCCGAGGTGCGCCAATATTTTCCACAACGAATTTTCAATACCTTAGTTCCCCGCTCGATTCGCCTGAGTGAAGCCCCCAGCCATGGCCAAACGATTCGCGAGTATGACCCAGCCAGCAAGGGCGCAATGGCCTATGCCATGCTGGTCGATGAACTAAGTCGCAGGCTGGAGGCGGCATGA
- a CDS encoding protein kinase, with the protein MTINCYACQTVVTATDVRCSQCHQPLLLRNRYRVKGLLGQGGFGVVYEAFDIDLARHYAIKLITANSPAMREQVNVEAQILAQHARQLPFIPEIYDIWSDGNVIALVMEFISGTTVGALIEAHERIAPNIVEHFLTIMLGQLAQLHALNIIHRDIKPENIKRTADERLVLLDFGIAKRSQSTETAAKAFSLFYASPEQTRGRATDARSDLYSLGATAYHMLTGHAPVPAESRISGHVRLRRPNELADNVPAGLDALILQLLEPDPNKRPDSAKVALQLLKQPSKATASTNENNTVRGPRVVSSAGQATIALNGAKLPEVAQVKIKPRWYAMGIVSLLIIAGLIGWQVLMTMQSAGAVEATPTSPMIGIINLPSSTPTATSVPATSEPTAEPTPELPTAVIQPSPEPTQVPPTAEPTPEPTPLAPEISQLADLINQFRSQNGVAPLTLQPQVLAVAQAHSSDMSTNNYFSNSNQAGQTIGDLLRQANYIASFWNVHISAGHSTPLAAFNALINDPALQAELLNPNISEFGIGHAQNAQATYGHYWTIVYSQP; encoded by the coding sequence ATGACGATCAACTGTTATGCATGTCAAACCGTTGTGACAGCAACGGATGTTCGTTGTTCGCAATGTCATCAGCCCTTGCTGCTGCGCAATCGCTACCGCGTCAAAGGCTTGCTCGGCCAAGGTGGGTTTGGGGTGGTCTATGAGGCCTTTGATATCGATTTAGCCCGTCATTATGCGATTAAATTGATTACTGCCAACTCGCCAGCCATGCGCGAACAGGTCAACGTTGAGGCGCAAATTCTGGCTCAGCATGCCCGCCAACTGCCATTTATTCCCGAAATTTACGATATTTGGAGCGATGGCAATGTAATTGCGTTGGTGATGGAGTTCATTAGCGGCACAACAGTTGGCGCATTAATCGAAGCCCACGAACGCATTGCCCCTAATATTGTCGAGCATTTTCTAACCATTATGCTAGGCCAACTAGCCCAATTGCATGCGCTCAATATTATTCATCGCGATATCAAGCCCGAGAATATCAAGCGTACCGCCGATGAGCGTTTGGTGTTGCTCGATTTTGGCATCGCCAAGCGCAGCCAAAGCACGGAAACTGCCGCCAAAGCCTTTTCGCTATTTTATGCCTCACCTGAGCAAACTCGTGGTCGAGCAACCGATGCCCGCTCCGATTTATATAGCCTTGGCGCAACTGCCTACCACATGCTGACTGGCCATGCACCAGTGCCAGCTGAATCGCGGATTTCAGGCCATGTACGGTTGCGCCGCCCCAATGAATTGGCCGATAATGTGCCAGCAGGCTTGGATGCGCTCATCTTACAATTGTTGGAGCCAGATCCAAATAAACGGCCCGATTCGGCTAAAGTTGCCTTGCAATTGCTCAAACAACCAAGCAAAGCCACGGCCAGCACCAACGAAAACAATACTGTGCGTGGGCCGCGGGTGGTTTCGAGTGCAGGCCAAGCCACCATTGCGCTCAATGGGGCCAAGCTGCCGGAAGTAGCTCAAGTCAAAATCAAGCCCCGTTGGTATGCGATGGGGATTGTTAGTTTGTTAATTATTGCTGGCCTGATTGGTTGGCAAGTGCTGATGACGATGCAATCGGCTGGCGCAGTCGAAGCAACGCCGACATCACCAATGATTGGCATTATTAATTTACCATCAAGCACGCCCACCGCTACGAGCGTTCCTGCCACCAGTGAGCCAACTGCTGAACCAACCCCCGAATTACCAACCGCCGTGATTCAGCCAAGCCCTGAGCCAACGCAAGTGCCACCAACCGCTGAACCAACGCCTGAGCCAACCCCGCTTGCTCCCGAAATTAGCCAACTGGCTGATTTGATCAACCAGTTTCGCAGCCAAAATGGAGTTGCCCCACTGACCTTGCAACCGCAAGTGCTGGCCGTGGCGCAAGCCCACAGCAGCGATATGTCCACCAACAACTATTTCAGCAATTCCAATCAAGCAGGCCAAACCATTGGCGATTTGCTACGCCAAGCCAACTATATCGCCAGCTTTTGGAATGTACATATTAGTGCGGGTCATAGCACACCGCTGGCTGCCTTCAACGCATTGATCAATGATCCGGCCTTACAAGCCGAGTTGCTCAACCCCAATATTAGTGAGTTTGGCATCGGCCATGCCCAAAATGCCCAAGCCACCTACGGCCACTATTGGACAATTGTCTATAGCCAACCCTAA
- the rny gene encoding ribonuclease Y: protein MEPGGNPVDFILPALALLIGLAAGAGGAYVWLTKKSGVALAQAEAAAQLQLEQAKTEYKQLQLKAREEQQQLREVGENELREARLRLQKQEERVNRKEETLERKLDQTEKRDRQLGQRERAVENLHSEAERLRTAQQAELERVAGLTNEQAREIILSRVEQETRAEAARRIHEIEAAAKLDGDRIARKIVGLAIQRCASDYVAEITVSTVQLPSEELKGRIIGREGRNIRAFEQITGVDIIVDDTPEAVTLSCHDPVRREVARLTLNRLLKDGRIHPARIEEVADKTRQDLEQIIREEGERVAYEANVQGLHPDLLKILGRLKYRTSYGQNVLQHSLECAFLAGAMAAELGANVQVAKTAALLHDIGKAIDHDVQGPHALIGADIARRLGRNAAVVHAIAAHHNDEEPQTVEAFLVQAADAISGGRPGARRETIDLYIKRLEALEHVATSFPGVQRAFAIQAGREVRVMVQPDALDDLESIHLAREVAKKIESTLQYPGQIKVTVIRETRAVDYAR from the coding sequence ATTGAGCCAGGAGGAAACCCTGTGGACTTTATCCTTCCAGCTCTGGCTTTACTCATTGGCCTAGCTGCAGGCGCAGGCGGTGCCTATGTTTGGTTAACGAAAAAATCTGGTGTAGCACTGGCCCAAGCTGAAGCAGCAGCACAACTACAATTAGAACAAGCCAAGACTGAGTACAAACAATTGCAATTAAAAGCCCGCGAAGAACAACAACAACTGCGGGAAGTTGGTGAAAACGAACTCCGCGAAGCCCGCTTACGCTTGCAAAAACAAGAAGAACGGGTCAATCGCAAAGAAGAAACTCTCGAACGTAAGCTCGACCAAACCGAAAAGCGCGATCGCCAGTTAGGCCAGCGCGAGCGAGCGGTCGAAAACTTACACAGCGAAGCCGAACGCCTACGCACAGCCCAACAAGCTGAGCTAGAGCGGGTCGCAGGTCTCACTAACGAACAAGCACGTGAAATTATTCTCTCTCGTGTTGAACAAGAAACCCGTGCCGAGGCTGCTCGCCGCATCCACGAAATCGAAGCGGCAGCAAAGCTCGATGGCGATCGGATTGCACGCAAAATCGTTGGGTTGGCGATCCAACGCTGTGCATCAGATTATGTCGCCGAAATTACTGTAAGCACGGTACAACTGCCCAGCGAGGAACTCAAGGGTCGGATTATCGGGCGCGAAGGGCGCAATATTCGCGCATTCGAGCAAATTACTGGTGTCGATATTATTGTCGATGATACGCCCGAAGCGGTTACACTCTCGTGCCACGACCCAGTACGTCGTGAAGTAGCCCGCTTAACCCTGAACCGATTGTTGAAAGATGGTCGGATTCACCCCGCCCGGATTGAGGAAGTCGCTGATAAAACCCGCCAAGACCTTGAGCAAATAATCCGCGAAGAAGGCGAACGCGTGGCCTACGAAGCCAACGTCCAAGGCCTTCATCCAGATCTCTTGAAGATTCTGGGGCGGTTGAAATATCGTACTAGCTACGGCCAAAATGTCTTGCAGCATTCGTTAGAATGTGCCTTTTTGGCAGGAGCGATGGCAGCAGAATTGGGTGCCAATGTGCAGGTTGCCAAGACCGCAGCGCTGCTCCATGATATTGGGAAAGCCATTGACCACGATGTACAAGGGCCGCACGCGTTAATCGGGGCTGATATTGCCCGACGGCTTGGCCGCAACGCGGCGGTAGTTCATGCAATTGCTGCCCATCATAACGATGAGGAACCTCAAACTGTTGAGGCTTTTCTTGTTCAAGCCGCCGATGCCATCTCTGGTGGTCGCCCAGGCGCTCGCCGCGAGACCATCGACTTGTATATTAAGCGGCTCGAAGCTCTTGAACATGTCGCCACATCGTTTCCTGGTGTTCAACGGGCATTCGCAATTCAAGCCGGTCGGGAAGTACGGGTTATGGTGCAACCCGATGCGCTTGATGATCTTGAAAGTATCCATTTGGCCCGCGAAGTGGCCAAAAAGATCGAGAGTACCCTGCAATATCCAGGTCAAATCAAAGTTACCGTCATCCGCGAAACCCGTGCGGTTGATTATGCACGGTAA
- a CDS encoding alpha/beta hydrolase: MTTTPTREQHIKKAQRFANAQRLVSLIQRFFYRFKRSVGRQELSIPTEFGKVRVLGYGLENPKPSPILFDLHGGGFILGSADMDEAMNLQFQQQVGCKVISIDYAKAPKFPYPTAVNQVYAVVKHFYENAERYAIARNLMAIGGHSAGGNLSAVTCLKAKHEGQFQFVCQVLDYPPLDLATSPFAKPNPKGAIPPQMAAMFDDCYRETSQAKHPYVSPVYAEPADLVGLPPALFILAGRDSLHDEALRYEQMLKNAGVATECHDYPEAAHGFTYKASADTTAAIAKMVAFLQTYLAAKH; encoded by the coding sequence ATGACAACCACACCAACTCGCGAACAACATATCAAAAAAGCCCAACGTTTTGCCAATGCCCAGCGTTTAGTGAGCCTAATTCAGCGATTTTTCTACCGTTTCAAACGCTCAGTTGGCCGCCAAGAGCTATCGATTCCAACTGAATTTGGCAAGGTTCGGGTGCTCGGCTATGGCTTAGAAAATCCCAAACCAAGCCCAATTCTATTCGATTTGCATGGTGGTGGCTTTATTTTGGGCAGTGCCGATATGGACGAAGCCATGAATTTGCAATTTCAACAGCAAGTTGGCTGCAAAGTGATCAGCATCGACTATGCCAAAGCGCCTAAATTTCCCTATCCCACGGCGGTTAATCAGGTGTATGCGGTGGTCAAACATTTTTATGAAAACGCTGAGCGCTACGCAATTGCTCGCAATCTGATGGCGATTGGTGGGCATAGCGCTGGTGGTAATTTAAGCGCTGTAACATGCCTCAAAGCCAAGCACGAAGGCCAATTCCAATTTGTCTGCCAAGTGCTCGATTATCCACCGTTGGATCTTGCGACCAGCCCGTTTGCTAAGCCTAATCCCAAGGGCGCAATTCCGCCGCAGATGGCGGCAATGTTCGATGATTGCTATCGCGAAACCAGCCAAGCCAAGCATCCATATGTTTCGCCTGTGTATGCTGAGCCAGCCGATTTAGTGGGCTTGCCGCCAGCGTTGTTTATTCTGGCGGGCCGCGATTCGCTGCACGATGAGGCTTTGCGCTATGAGCAAATGCTCAAAAACGCTGGAGTTGCCACCGAATGCCACGATTACCCTGAGGCAGCCCATGGCTTTACTTACAAAGCCTCAGCCGATACAACTGCCGCAATCGCCAAGATGGTGGCATTTTTGCAAACATATCTCGCCGCAAAACACTAG
- a CDS encoding CDP-alcohol phosphatidyltransferase family protein, which yields MYSTGIKRWARRLMEHFVAPVLSRLGITPNMVTLIGVLLTAGVAAVLANGSLQVGGILLILSSIFDLFDGALARATNQSSRFGAFFDSIMDRYSEAVVFFGLLIFIHTKMVGPTTLALTLVYCSIIGSIMVSYARARAEGLSIPCETGWLGRPERITILCTCLILNWLMAGLWILAIFTNITAIQRIYHVWRTEQIANPQPKPVKSSRWNISRKQP from the coding sequence ATGTATAGCACCGGCATCAAACGCTGGGCACGTCGCTTAATGGAACACTTTGTCGCTCCAGTGCTTAGTCGGCTCGGAATTACGCCCAATATGGTCACGCTGATTGGCGTTTTGTTGACTGCTGGAGTTGCGGCTGTGCTGGCAAATGGCAGTTTACAGGTCGGCGGCATTTTGTTGATTCTGTCCAGTATTTTTGATCTGTTTGATGGGGCGCTGGCGCGTGCCACCAATCAGAGTAGCCGCTTTGGGGCGTTCTTCGATTCAATTATGGACCGCTATAGTGAGGCGGTCGTATTCTTTGGCCTGTTGATCTTTATTCATACTAAGATGGTTGGACCAACCACGCTAGCGTTGACCTTGGTCTATTGTTCGATTATTGGCTCGATTATGGTCAGCTATGCGCGGGCACGCGCTGAAGGTTTGAGTATTCCTTGTGAAACTGGCTGGCTTGGTCGGCCAGAACGGATCACAATTTTGTGCACCTGCTTGATTCTGAATTGGTTGATGGCTGGGCTATGGATTTTGGCGATTTTCACCAATATCACCGCCATTCAACGGATCTATCACGTTTGGCGGACTGAACAAATTGCCAACCCGCAACCTAAACCGGTTAAATCCAGCCGTTGGAATATCAGCCGTAAGCAGCCCTAA
- a CDS encoding LacI family transcriptional regulator: protein MAYTIKDVAKRAGVGIATVSRVLNESPNVLPETRARVLAVIDELGYRPNHAARQLVTAKTNAIAIILPFLTRPFFIEVLRGIEAVVANSEYQLIIFNVDSPEQRTRYFNTLPFLGRTDGLLIVSLPLAQPEIKRLQAANLPAVMIDTQVANLPSVVVDNVGGAFKAVEHLISQGHQRIGFVSGQLEPDLGFTVNRDRRRGYEAALTAHHLPLQPEYLRPGFDRRDWGHQAALELLALPEPPSAIFAANDDLAFGVIDALRERGLKAGEDMAVVGYDDLEMAQLVGLTTIHQPMEQMGRKGAEVLLAALNEGTRRPTLYTLPVNLIERASSSKLSQA from the coding sequence ATGGCATATACGATTAAAGATGTGGCGAAACGGGCGGGAGTTGGCATTGCAACCGTTTCGCGGGTACTCAACGAATCGCCCAACGTGCTACCAGAAACCCGTGCCAGAGTTTTGGCAGTAATCGACGAGCTTGGTTATCGGCCAAATCATGCTGCTCGCCAATTGGTAACCGCCAAAACCAATGCGATTGCGATTATTCTGCCCTTCCTTACGCGGCCATTTTTTATTGAAGTGCTGCGGGGCATCGAAGCGGTTGTGGCTAATTCTGAATATCAGCTGATTATTTTTAATGTTGATTCGCCGGAACAACGCACGCGCTATTTTAATACGCTGCCATTTTTGGGGCGTACCGATGGGCTATTAATCGTTTCGTTGCCTTTGGCTCAGCCTGAAATCAAACGCTTGCAAGCGGCTAATTTGCCAGCAGTTATGATCGACACTCAAGTTGCCAATTTACCCTCAGTGGTCGTCGATAATGTGGGTGGGGCATTCAAAGCCGTCGAACATCTAATCAGCCAAGGCCATCAGCGGATTGGCTTTGTTTCGGGTCAGTTGGAACCAGATTTGGGTTTTACCGTCAACCGTGATCGGCGGCGAGGTTACGAAGCTGCTCTCACTGCGCATCATCTTCCCTTGCAGCCTGAATATCTGCGACCAGGCTTTGATCGGCGCGATTGGGGCCATCAGGCGGCGCTTGAATTGCTGGCCTTGCCCGAGCCACCGAGCGCTATTTTTGCTGCCAACGACGATTTAGCCTTTGGCGTGATTGATGCTTTGCGCGAACGCGGCCTGAAGGCGGGCGAAGACATGGCCGTGGTTGGCTATGATGATCTCGAAATGGCGCAGTTGGTGGGTTTAACCACAATTCATCAGCCAATGGAGCAAATGGGCCGTAAAGGAGCCGAAGTTTTGTTGGCAGCGCTCAATGAAGGCACACGCCGCCCAACCCTCTATACCTTGCCCGTCAATCTGATCGAACGCGCCAGCAGCAGCAAACTCAGCCAAGCATAA
- a CDS encoding ParB/RepB/Spo0J family partition protein translates to MNPKKRGLGQGLGALIRPDPTTSTPMVGALHSVPIESIEANPHQPRQIFTAEALEELSASIATHGILQPLVVTRTATGYELIAGERRWRAAQQAGLSEVPVIIKEVTPQERLELALVENIQRADLNPLEEAQAYQLLHDEFGLSHQGIAERVGKSRPAITNALRLLKLPSPLQQAVMEQQLTAGHLKQLITIEDERTQILAMEQILEFRLSVREAEKMAQLIKHESQTPAQARIAIQQRGAAPRASRRNGVPTPAAPTRNNMPAEPVVPNVDDTAAVDQLTRQLGTKVEVKRQGNGGYVRIDFYSDEQLIALIESLLNGETL, encoded by the coding sequence ATGAACCCCAAAAAACGTGGTTTGGGCCAAGGCTTAGGAGCGCTGATTCGCCCTGATCCAACAACGTCAACGCCGATGGTTGGCGCGTTGCATAGCGTGCCAATCGAATCAATCGAGGCGAATCCGCATCAGCCGCGCCAAATTTTCACTGCCGAAGCGCTCGAAGAATTGAGCGCTTCGATTGCGACCCATGGAATTTTGCAGCCCTTGGTGGTGACTCGTACCGCGACTGGCTATGAGTTGATCGCTGGCGAACGCCGCTGGCGAGCAGCTCAACAAGCTGGTCTAAGCGAAGTTCCGGTAATTATCAAAGAGGTCACGCCCCAAGAGCGGCTTGAATTGGCCTTGGTTGAAAATATCCAGCGAGCCGATTTGAATCCATTGGAAGAAGCTCAAGCCTATCAATTATTGCACGATGAGTTTGGCTTGAGCCATCAAGGTATTGCCGAGCGGGTGGGCAAAAGTCGCCCTGCGATCACCAATGCGCTGCGTTTGCTCAAACTGCCATCGCCTTTGCAACAAGCAGTGATGGAGCAGCAACTCACGGCGGGGCATCTCAAGCAGTTAATTACGATCGAGGATGAGCGCACCCAAATTTTGGCGATGGAGCAGATTTTGGAGTTTCGGCTTTCGGTGCGCGAGGCCGAAAAAATGGCCCAGTTGATTAAGCACGAAAGCCAAACCCCCGCTCAAGCCAGAATCGCCATTCAGCAACGCGGCGCGGCTCCCCGTGCATCACGGCGCAACGGTGTACCAACGCCAGCCGCCCCAACCCGCAACAATATGCCAGCCGAGCCAGTCGTACCCAACGTTGACGATACGGCAGCGGTCGATCAACTGACCCGTCAACTTGGCACCAAAGTGGAAGTTAAACGCCAAGGCAATGGCGGCTATGTCCGCATCGATTTCTACTCCGATGAGCAACTGATTGCCTTGATTGAGTCATTGCTCAATGGAGAAACCTTGTGA